The following is a genomic window from Rhinoraja longicauda isolate Sanriku21f chromosome 26, sRhiLon1.1, whole genome shotgun sequence.
ctaagggcaatttacaattttaccaaagctaattaaactacaaacctgtacgtctttggagtgtgggaggaaaccggagcacccggagagaacccacgtggtcatagggagaacgtacaaactccgtacagacagcacccgtagtctggcgctgtgaggcagcaactctaccgctgcaccactgtgctgccacaacTCTATAGCACAGAAATGTTATTTTAATGATTTATATATAATGCTTATGTGTTCTTATATCCATAAAACCCAATCATGTTAAAAAATGGAAAGTAAAATATAAAACATTCACAATTCTATAACAAAAGTTACATAAAGTTAAAACTAACCATTGTCATCTGAATAACATGGGTCTTGAGCAGTGTTGGCAGAGGTATGCAATGGCCTTGCATCAATGTGTGGATTAAATAGAAGTTTAAGGGATATTTTAACAGAAgtttagggctctggggagtgttgtggagcagagggatctaggagtgcagggacATAGTTCctagaaagtggtgtcacagggaaTAGGGTGAAGATGGCTTTTGccacattggcattcatcagtcagagcattgagtatagaagttgggatgtcatgttacagatgtgcaagacattgatgaggccacatttagagtattgtgtaggaaggaactgcagatgctagtttacactgaagatggagacaaaatgctgaagtaaatgggtcaggcagcatctctcttgagaaaaggaataggtgatgtttcgagtcgaaacccttcagactgagaatcaggatgGAGGGAAGCTGCAGGTATGAAAGAGGGTGGTGAAAAATGCTTTCAGCatattgcccttcatcagtcagggtattgagtgtataagttgggaggtcatgttacaattgtacaaggcattggtgaggccacatttggattattatgttcagttttggtcaccgttataggaaagatgtcaagctggaaagggtgtagagaagatttacgaggatgttgccaggactcgagggcctgagctacagggagaggttgagcaggctaacactttattccttggagcgcaggaggatgaggagtgatcttatagaggtgtataagatcatgagaggaatcaatAGGATAAATGttcagtcttttactcaggggagagggatcagTGAAGTAAAGCTGTGGTATAGTGTAAGCTAGGTTTATATCTGTCTGATTCCAGCTCAGAACTTAACATtaaatggccctctgtaaattgccaatcgtgtgttgggagtggatgcgaaagtgggataacatagaaccagtgtgaacgtgtgatcgatggtcggcgtggacacggtgcgttgaaaggccagtttccctgctgtacctttcaatcaatcaattgaatCGATCAGTTACATTACCTTTACCATCGATGGGTGATATTTAACTCGCGACTTAACTGCAGTATATTTGTGGAGCTGCCAGTTCTATTTTTACAATTATCATAATGAAGATCAAGGGTTTAATGATGTATTTAGAGTcatcgagcatggaaacaggcctttcagcccaacgtgcccatgccaaccaaggtgcctcatctacgcaccagccccacctgcccatgtttggcccatatccctttaatccTGTCCTGTCCCTGCAcccgtccaaatgtattttaaatgttcataagatcataagtgataggagaagaattaggccattcggcccatcaggtctactctggcattcaatcacggctgatctatctctccatcctaaccccattctcctgccttctccccataacccctgacacccgtactaatcaagaatctatttattgattagcctcctctatggcgcaccctcaaaaatcatcagtaaacttcaatacattcaaaactccgctgcccgtctactcacccacaccccgatccgtgaccatatcacccccgtcctttataaactccactggctccccatcccccagagaatccagtacaaaatcctcctcataacctacaaagccctccataacctggccccatcctacctgaccgacctcctccacaggcacactcccacctgcaccctccgctctgctgctgccaatctcctatccccccacatccggaccaaactcagatcctggggggacagggctttctccatcgctgctcccaccccatggaactcactaccccaaaacgttagagactcctccacactcaccacattcaaaacatcgctgaagtctcacctgttcagtactgccttcaaccactgaaggtcacctcaccttctgtctcctttctctgttcgtttatttatttacttatttatctatttattcatttccctatctctataaagcgtctttgagtatatgaaaagcgctatataaataaaatacattattattattattattatgcctgccttaaaaatgtccactgacttgttgcctccacagccttctatggcaatgaattccacagattcaccgccctctgactaaatacattcctcctcctctccttcctaaaggaacgtcctttaattctgaggcttcagtgtgttgatggtggggaggtcattgGAACTTATCCTCACTGTGACTCAGGCTGGCTTCAGTAATTGGCTATTCCAGCAGGGGGTGCATCAGATGTTAAACTCCATTTATATTCGGAGAGAAGGCGATGACATTTAGCTGCTGAGTCTATCATGCAATTACATTCCTCAGTTCACAGCAGAAAAGTGTTCACACAGAATGGGGTAACAGCACCCAGACACGTCGTGTCCCTTGTGAAAGGAACGGAGGTGACGATTGAATGCAGGGCTCACTATTATACTCACAACTTCACTAGTACTGTGAGGGAGACAAGGATTGTAttgataatttaattaatttttgtttagtttggagatacagcacggaaacaggccattcggcccaccgagtccgcgacgaccatcgatcaccccatcgatcaccccatcgatcaccccgacactagggacgattcacaATGTTTAGCCTAAAAATcacgcacgtgtttggagtgcgggaggaaaccgcagcacccggagaaaccccacgcggtcacggggagaacgtgcaaactccgtacagacagcacccttagtcaggatggaacccgggtctctggcgctgtgaggcagcaactctaccgccctacAATGGCAAAGAAGCAAATCATTTCAATCTTTTGGCAAACTTAACGTAACACATGAtagaaacgtgtaggaaggaactacagatgatggtttatgccaaagatagacacaaactgctggagtaattcagttgatgaagcagcatctctggagaaaaaggatggctgacgtttcaggtcgggacccttcttctaactGCAGTTCctgttctaaattaaactaacatctgcctgcacataatccattccctgcatatccatgtgcctatccaaaagcctcttaaacactactatggtatctgccaccacctcccctggcagcgagttccaggcccccactccccctctgtgtaaaacaacacttgcctgcacatctcctttaaactttgcccctctcaccttaaagctgcgccctctagactttgacattcccaccatgGGGAAAAGGATCTGTCTaccttattttattttaattttatacacttccctcTACcttcgacgttccagagaaaacaatacaatctgtccaccctctcccagtagctgcaaccctctaacccaggcagcgttctggtgaatctctccaccctctcccagtagctgcaaccctctaacccaggcagcgttctggtgaatctctccaccctctcccagtagctgcaaccctctaacccaggcaacgTTCTGTGAACCTCTCTGCGCCCTCTCCCAGTAGCTgcaaccctctaacccaggcagcgttctgtgaacctctctccaccctctcccagtagctgcaaccctctaacccaggcagcattctggtgaatctctccaccctctcccagtagctgcaaccctctaacccaggcagcgttctgtgaacctctccaccctctcccagtagctgcaaccctctaacccaggcagcattctggtgaacctctctgcgccctctcccagtagctgcaaccctctaacccaggcagcgtTCTGTGAACCTCTCTGCGCcctctctctgtagctgcaaccctctaacccaggcagcgttctggtgaatctctccaccctctcccagtagctgcaaccctctaacccaggcagcattctggtgaatctctccaccctctcccagtagctgcaaccctctaacccaggcagcgtTCTGTGAACCTCTCTGCGCcctctctctgtagctgcaaCCCTCAAACCAGGCAGTGTTCTGTGAACCCCTCCACCCtatgcaaagcctccacatcctcgcgGTGACATTGATGACAGAGGGAGCTCGGGGCCACACTGGGGCCCTGTTGTCACCATTGTGATGTTGGGTCCAGTTGTGACACGGTTCTCGCTGCCTGTGGGCAGGTTGCCAGGCGGATGCACCTGGACTGCGATGCTCTGGCCAGTGTCCAGCCAGCACCCTGGCGATCGTGGCAAGAGTGTGCCGTCCAACATGGGGGTGTTCCTGGACGAGTCATGCAGGAAGAAGCTGATGGCGTTACTGACGGGTGCAGGGGCCGCGTACTTGCTCTACCGCACAGTCTGCTCCGGCTTCACTGGGCCACAGGAGGACGAGGACGACCTGCTGATTGACCACAGTGGCAACAGCACCTTGGACAGTATCGGTGCCCTGGGTGACCAAGACACTTGCCCAAACTCCCTCAAGATGAACCTGCAGGACCTGAAAACGGTGCTGACCATCCTCCATGAGAGTAAGGATCCCATTATCCGTGGGACCATCCTAACGAGTATCTACCGCATCCCAGGATTTTCATCCCAGCAGGATCTGCTCCGCTCTGAAGGTGGTATCTCCACCATTGCTGAGTCTCTGGATGACCCCCTGGACTACATCAAGACCAGCGCAGTCATGGTCCTCAACGTCCTGAGCAATGACCCGGCCAACCGAGACCTTCTGTCCAAGTACATCCCCCAGGTGGTGAGTCTGGCCACCTCCACGCTGCATGAGTTTGAACAGCTACCTTGTCTCAGGCTTCTCACTAAACTCTCCCACAACCAGCAGAGCCACCCGCCCCTCCGGCCCGTCCTGCCTGACTTCTTCCACCTGCTCCAGGTGGGCTCCTCCACCATCAAGTTCCAGGTGCTGCAGATCCTCATTAACTTCTCCAGCAACGTGGAGATGACCTTCCACATGTTGGACGTGCCGCTCCCAGCCTCCTTCCTCTACCTCTTCAACTACTTCCAGCGGCAGGACATCCTCAACGACCTGCTGCTGCTCATCAGTAACCtgatggagatggagaggagCATCAGCTACCGGGCGGCCAGGCACCAGTACAGAGATGGCTCCCTCTTCCTGCTGCTGCTCGGCCCCAACACACAGTTCTTCAATCGGCTCATCTATTTAATGGCCTTCCCAGATGACAGGATTAAGCTCCAGGCGGCCCGCATCGTCACCAGCCTCGGCTGAGTGGcctaccccctcacccacaccccccacaccccaccccctcccacacccacaccctcccacccccccacaccccccctcaccccaccctcaccccacaccctcccacacccccacccccacccccaccctcacccacacctacccccacccacacccacacccacccccacccccccccacactcaccccaacaccctcccacacccacaccctcccacacccccacccacacctacccacacccacacccccacccacacccccacccacatcctcacccacacccacacccccacccccacccccacctcccccacccccacctcccccacccacacctacacccccaccccccccacaccccccccacaccctcacccacactctcccacaccctcacccccacacacccacaccccacccacacccacccccacacccacccccacaccagtcTGGGTTGAACTGCCCCGTCCTGATTATTTtgaagagaaaataaattaaaggAGCATAAAATGGAGAAACGATTCTTCCTTTTCACCCGATGACCCAAGTAGAGAGAGACACCTTCTGTTCAACTGTTCatttccaaagtgctggaggaactcagcgggtcaggcagcatctgtggaggggatggacaggtgatgtttcaggtcgggacccttcatgaaacatcatctgtccatcccctccacgaatgctgcctgactattattattattattattactattgtctatatatttgtCTCTTTTATCTACTATATACTGAAGTTTGTTGTTGTTTACTAACGGTCTTACAGAGTTCTAtgtttacatgtctgttgtgctgctgcaaggaagaatttctttgtaTCATTGTGGGACACATGACGATAATCATGGGACACATGACGATAATCATGGGACACATGATGATAATCATGGGACACATGACGATAATCATGGGACACATGACGATAATCATGGGGCACATGACGATAGTCATGGGACACATGACGATAATCATGGGACACATGACGATAATCATGGGACACATGacgattgacctgctgagttcctccagcactttctttttgctcaaaactccagcatctgcagttcctcgagaCTCCATTTCTGACATCTGCCCATTTtgatttcctttagtttagtttagagatacagtttgtaaattgaattgaaattgaatataatttctttatttgtcatccaaaacaaGTTTGGAATgaaatttagttaccatgcagtcacaacactGAGAAAGCACCAAAAACACACAGCTCCATGATTCACCACAGACATCGGTCACAGTGACTCCATCCAGGCCCCTCcacgctgtgatggaaggtgtcCTGCTTGTTTCTTCACCCCGCGGTCGGGCAGTCAAACTCCAAACTGAAGCGTCGAGGCGATCAAGTCTCCCGActctgaaacccccgccgggcgatggaagatcacACGGCCGATTttaagccgcgccggacgatgaaaggtcctgtgaacaggcccttcggcccaccgagtccgtgccgaccagtgatcctcgcatactaacactatcctacacacgaggggaagtttacaattttaccaaagccaattaacctacaaacctgcacgtctttggagtgtgggaggaaaccggagcacccggagaaaacccacgcaggtcacagggagaacgtacaaactccgtacagacagcacccgtggtctggatggaacccgggtctctggcgctgtgaggcagcagctctactgacaACAACTGGCcagatgtggggaggggggatgggctcTCCCCGCCATTGCAGGGATCCAcaggaggggggacctcactgaaacttaccaaatagtgagcggcctgggtagagtggatgtggagaggatgtttccactagtgggagagtctaggaccagagggagatgagggggaacttcttcagccagagggtggtgaatctgtggaattcattgccacagacggctgtggaggccacaagtcaatggatattttttaaggcagagaaagatagattgttgatcagtgcgggtgtcaggggttatggggagaaggcaggagaatggggttaggagggagagatagatcagccgtcattgaatggcagagtagacttgatgggccgaatggcctaattctgctcctgtccttatgacagtgggccgaagggcctgtttccggactgtatctctaaactaaactacccactGCAGCGAGTAAGAATGTGATTGTTCTGGTTCAAGTGATAACTAACCATCAGTGATCCTTTCACCCAGCGTTAGATGCCCTGTCCTCTCCATTGCCTGTCCATC
Proteins encoded in this region:
- the LOC144606548 gene encoding armadillo repeat-containing protein 10-like, giving the protein MGVFLDESCRKKLMALLTGAGAAYLLYRTVCSGFTGPQEDEDDLLIDHSGNSTLDSIGALGDQDTCPNSLKMNLQDLKTVLTILHESKDPIIRGTILTSIYRIPGFSSQQDLLRSEGGISTIAESLDDPLDYIKTSAVMVLNVLSNDPANRDLLSKYIPQVVSLATSTLHEFEQLPCLRLLTKLSHNQQSHPPLRPVLPDFFHLLQVGSSTIKFQVLQILINFSSNVEMTFHMLDVPLPASFLYLFNYFQRQDILNDLLLLISNLMEMERSISYRAARHQYRDGSLFLLLLGPNTQFFNRLIYLMAFPDDRIKLQAARIVTSLG